A genomic segment from Salvia splendens isolate huo1 unplaced genomic scaffold, SspV2 ctg378, whole genome shotgun sequence encodes:
- the LOC121789973 gene encoding uncharacterized protein LOC121789973 yields MSTSIINDSMVIASGPDGPSVNGPLNTISGQVEVEFATCDCCGLTEECTLPYIETIRERYGGKWICGLCAEAVKDEIVRCQKLISPDEAVARHISFCSKFRAAVPPEDPTAHLIRAVGRLMRKGLESPKSVPCSPNNKLEIEGVGVFTRSESCIPSLTLVDASVYHRGLE; encoded by the exons ATGTCTACGAGTATAATTAACGATTCAATGGTGATTGCTTCCGGCCCGGACGGGCCCTCTGTAAACGGGCCCTTGAACACTATTTCGGGCCAAGTCGAGGTGGAATTCGCTACATGCGACTGCTGCGGGCTTACGGAGGAATGCACTCTTCCTTACATCGAGACTATTCGCGAAAg ATATGGCGGGAAGTGGATATGCGGGCTTTGTGCGGAGGCGGTGAAGGACGAGATCGTGAGGTGTCAGAAGCTGATAAGCCCAGACGAGGCCGTGGCCCGGCATATCAGCTTCTGCAGCAAGTTTCGGGCCGCTGTGCCCCCAGAGGACCCGACGGCGCACCTGATTCGGGCCGTGGGGAGGCTCATGAGGAAGGGGCTGGAGAGCCCGAAGTCGGTGCCGTGTAGCCCGAATAATAAGCTCGAAATAGAAGGCGTTGGTGTGTTTACTCGGTCGGAGAGTTGTATACCGAGTTTAACCCTAGTGGATGCCTCGGTGTATCATCGTGGGTTGGAATGA